CTCGTGCGCGGCGAAATAGCCGCGGTTGCCCTGGTAGATCTCGCTCGCGTGGGGATGGTCCCGCGACGCCTCGAGCGAGTCCAGGATCAGCGCGTGCAACCGCGCCCGGCCGTCCACGGCGGAAGCCATCGTGATCTCGTACCGCTCGACGAGCGAGCGCAGGTACGCGGACACGATCTCGGACACCATGGTGTCCTTGGAGTCGAAGTAGTGGTACAGGCTCCCGGACAGGATCCCGGCGACCTCCGCGATGTCGCGCACGGTGCAGCCGCTGATCCCCTTCTGCGCGAACAGCGGCGCCGCCCGCCGGAGGATCTCGGTCCGGCGCTCCTGCCCGGCCACGGTCGGGCCCCTCACCGCGGCAGGACGAACGTCGCCCACGCCTGGACCGCGACGCCACCGGTCTGCCGGGTGCACACCAGGTCCAGGTCGACGTGCCACACGCCGTCCACCTCGTAGGTGCGGGCCACGCTGCCCGAGCAGGTGAGCGTGTCCCCGGCCCACACCTGTTCCCGGAAGCGGACACGGTAGCGGCGCACGTTCTCCGCGCCG
The sequence above is a segment of the Amycolatopsis viridis genome. Coding sequences within it:
- a CDS encoding TetR/AcrR family transcriptional regulator, with the protein product MRGPTVAGQERRTEILRRAAPLFAQKGISGCTVRDIAEVAGILSGSLYHYFDSKDTMVSEIVSAYLRSLVERYEITMASAVDGRARLHALILDSLEASRDHPHASEIYQGNRGYFAAHEQCSPTRELATRIFETWQEAITLGVEEGAFRRDVNPRVFHRFLRDAVFLSPRWFHPSEAYGIEQLAADTARVFLDGFTAP